The following proteins are co-located in the Shouchella hunanensis genome:
- a CDS encoding sensor histidine kinase → MFSKLRNSMLWFNLFVTGILIITAFMTIYWSTASKVFSDIDSKLNMLPSVDFSLDEEGIVDIELDVSDTQPSNDSIMVQTSEMFSLDMDVNGRIVAVDSTFDLSDHEYEQVAEQALYQKNSRHPVSWQGRQWRFKNIPVVPDKNVENQTEVRSKLTFLDVTDSYSSLTRLRNTLLAVGGGVLIVLFLISYVFANRAIRPLQEAWEKQKQFVSDASHELKTPLSIMNANLGVLFENQQETIESQLKWMGYMQKGIDRMTYLIHDLLRLARLEDKNHQRNLIPFDFSQMIRDVLAPFEAAAVAKKITFTHDISANILLKGDEEGVQHVLMILLDNAVKYANEGGNIHVSLTKIKSQIQLKISNTGSGIPDEDLQYIFNRFYRADASRKHEDGSFGLGLSIAKSTVELMGGRIAVRSEGGKWTTFTCVFRG, encoded by the coding sequence TTGTTTTCTAAGCTACGGAATTCCATGTTATGGTTTAATCTGTTCGTTACAGGAATTTTAATTATCACAGCGTTCATGACGATTTATTGGAGTACGGCCAGTAAGGTTTTCTCTGACATCGACAGCAAGTTAAACATGTTGCCATCCGTTGATTTTTCCCTTGATGAGGAAGGCATTGTCGATATTGAATTAGATGTATCTGATACTCAACCTTCCAACGACTCCATTATGGTTCAAACCTCTGAAATGTTCAGTCTGGACATGGATGTGAATGGCCGCATTGTAGCCGTTGATTCCACATTCGATTTATCGGATCATGAATACGAACAAGTCGCTGAGCAAGCTCTATATCAAAAAAATAGCCGTCATCCTGTCAGTTGGCAAGGGAGGCAATGGCGTTTTAAGAACATACCTGTTGTGCCTGATAAGAATGTGGAGAACCAGACGGAAGTACGGAGTAAACTCACATTTCTAGATGTGACAGACAGTTATTCCTCTTTAACACGATTAAGAAATACACTATTGGCTGTAGGCGGTGGTGTATTGATCGTACTTTTTCTCATCAGCTATGTTTTTGCGAATCGTGCGATCCGTCCATTACAAGAAGCATGGGAAAAACAGAAACAATTTGTATCCGACGCCTCACATGAATTGAAAACGCCTCTCTCCATAATGAATGCCAACCTTGGGGTTCTGTTTGAAAATCAACAAGAAACGATAGAAAGCCAATTAAAGTGGATGGGTTACATGCAAAAAGGAATTGATCGTATGACATACTTAATCCATGACTTGTTGAGGCTGGCCAGGCTGGAGGACAAGAATCATCAACGTAATTTAATACCGTTTGATTTCAGCCAGATGATTCGTGACGTTTTAGCTCCATTCGAAGCTGCGGCCGTCGCCAAAAAGATAACATTTACACACGACATATCTGCGAACATTCTACTAAAAGGAGATGAGGAGGGTGTTCAACATGTACTGATGATCTTGCTAGATAATGCAGTGAAGTACGCAAATGAAGGCGGGAACATTCACGTATCATTGACCAAAATCAAGTCACAAATTCAATTGAAGATTTCCAACACGGGTTCAGGCATTCCTGATGAAGATTTACAGTATATTTTTAACCGTTTCTATCGGGCAGACGCTTCTCGCAAGCACGAAGACGGTAGCTTTGGTCTTGGTTTGTCGATTGCCAAGAGTACCGTTGAACTAATGGGAGGTCGCATTGCTGTTCGCAGCGAGGGAGGCAAATGGACTACATTTACCTGTGTTTTTCGAGGATGA
- a CDS encoding response regulator transcription factor, translating into MRVLMIEDEFYMAEAIMQILRKHHYSVDLAQDGEYGIDCALTGIYDLIVLDIMLPKVNGIEVLRTLREERITIPIILLTARDAPEEKIQGLDAGADDYLAKPFHPGELLARIRALGRRKAEWIEGGVLTFGDLKLDPQTLKCSCSGHEISLSLKEAQILEMLIKNSPRIVSKENLIEKLWGYDTEAEGNRVEIHISLLRKKLAQLHTQTLIRTIRHVGYVLRNEKE; encoded by the coding sequence ATGCGTGTGCTGATGATAGAAGATGAATTTTATATGGCAGAAGCCATAATGCAAATACTTAGGAAACATCATTACAGTGTCGATTTGGCGCAAGATGGTGAGTACGGAATAGATTGCGCGCTTACTGGTATTTATGATCTGATCGTTTTGGATATAATGTTGCCTAAAGTGAATGGGATTGAGGTGCTGCGAACGCTTCGAGAAGAGAGGATTACGATTCCTATCATTCTTCTGACGGCTAGAGATGCACCAGAAGAAAAAATACAAGGCCTAGATGCTGGAGCTGATGATTATTTGGCGAAACCTTTTCATCCCGGAGAATTATTGGCGCGTATACGTGCTTTAGGAAGACGGAAGGCGGAGTGGATAGAGGGGGGCGTTCTGACCTTTGGAGATCTAAAACTAGATCCGCAGACACTCAAGTGTTCTTGTTCAGGTCATGAGATCTCACTGTCTCTGAAAGAGGCTCAGATCCTGGAGATGCTGATTAAGAATAGTCCTCGTATTGTGTCCAAGGAGAACCTCATTGAAAAACTTTGGGGCTACGATACAGAAGCGGAAGGCAATCGTGTAGAAATTCATATTTCATTATTGCGAAAGAAATTAGCTCAACTTCACACACAGACTTTAATTCGAACGATTCGTCATGTCGGGTATGTGTTGCGCAACGAAAAGGAATGA
- a CDS encoding GntP family permease, giving the protein MLFLIIAIGVLLIIIATSKFKVHPFLSLLLGTLFVGFASGMSFDLIVESMNTGFGNLMMSIGLVIVFGTIIGVILEKAGAAYRMAEVVLRIVGPKHPQLAMSIIGFIVSIPVFCDSGFIILNSLRKALSKRAKVSMASMSVALATGLYATHTLVPPTPGPIAAAGNIGADAYLGTVIFIGLIVAVPATFVGYLWSIKVATKIEVPEDVTAAGEEFDYDKVVASFGKMPSTFSAFLPILLPIVLIGLGSIIAVLGVEGGFANFLMFLGKPVIALLIGVVAALPLLPAFNEETLTGWMGQALKDAAPILLITGVGGSFGTVIRNSGVEDIIQGWDISGIFTGAMFLLVPFLLAAALKTAQGSSTTSLVITSSLIAPMLPIMGIEGAIPLALVVMAVGAGAMTVSHVNDSYFWVVAQFTGMKVNDAYKAQTMATLLQGIVTIIVTMILWAILV; this is encoded by the coding sequence ATGCTATTCCTTATTATTGCAATTGGTGTTTTACTTATTATCATCGCTACATCTAAATTTAAAGTACATCCGTTTTTATCCTTATTACTCGGTACCTTATTTGTTGGTTTTGCGTCAGGTATGTCCTTTGATCTAATTGTTGAAAGCATGAACACTGGCTTTGGGAACTTGATGATGAGTATCGGTCTCGTCATTGTCTTCGGTACAATTATTGGGGTTATTTTAGAAAAGGCTGGTGCCGCTTATCGAATGGCAGAAGTCGTTCTTCGAATCGTTGGACCGAAGCATCCTCAGCTAGCGATGAGCATTATTGGGTTCATTGTATCAATTCCTGTATTTTGTGATTCAGGCTTTATTATTTTAAACAGTTTAAGGAAAGCGCTATCAAAACGAGCGAAGGTGTCAATGGCGTCAATGTCTGTTGCCCTGGCAACAGGTTTATATGCTACACATACCCTTGTTCCTCCTACACCTGGTCCGATTGCCGCGGCTGGGAACATTGGAGCAGACGCCTATTTAGGCACTGTGATCTTTATCGGATTAATCGTAGCGGTTCCTGCTACATTCGTCGGTTATCTCTGGTCTATTAAAGTTGCAACAAAAATTGAAGTGCCAGAAGATGTGACAGCAGCAGGAGAAGAGTTTGATTATGATAAAGTCGTTGCGTCCTTCGGGAAAATGCCTTCGACGTTTTCAGCATTTCTCCCCATCTTACTGCCAATTGTTTTAATTGGCCTTGGCTCTATTATTGCGGTTTTGGGCGTGGAAGGTGGCTTTGCGAACTTCCTTATGTTCTTAGGAAAACCGGTTATTGCTTTATTAATCGGTGTCGTGGCAGCGTTACCACTCTTGCCGGCGTTTAATGAAGAAACCCTAACAGGCTGGATGGGCCAAGCGCTGAAGGATGCTGCACCTATTCTGTTAATAACAGGTGTCGGTGGTTCTTTTGGTACTGTTATCCGAAATTCAGGTGTGGAAGACATCATTCAAGGCTGGGACATTAGCGGTATATTCACAGGAGCCATGTTCTTGCTTGTACCATTCCTACTAGCGGCTGCGTTAAAAACAGCCCAAGGTTCATCAACGACATCCCTTGTGATTACGTCATCGTTAATTGCACCGATGCTACCAATTATGGGAATTGAAGGGGCGATTCCATTAGCGCTTGTCGTAATGGCGGTAGGTGCAGGAGCGATGACCGTCTCTCATGTGAATGATAGTTATTTCTGGGTGGTTGCACAATTTACCGGGATGAAAGTCAATGATGCGTATAAAGCGCAAACAATGGCAACCTTACTACAAGGCATCGTGACCATTATAGTAACGATGATTCTATGGGCCATTCTGGTATAA
- a CDS encoding cache domain-containing sensor histidine kinase yields MKNGVSFRHWSLRWKSILILLSLILIPALTISLLVYYQSNSILEKQVIERNEQNLRHIESNLLGVMEEVEELSSYIIYSQEFRQYFTLPVEGDGSNPEEMQRLRDHIRGFFTFHLNNKPYFHSAQIEGTNGSQLHLGERISGDETKWEEAARGELGRAVWTDPYVLTRSGWETGEYTIVSLFRIINNLYDITEPIGDVRIRLDERELFFHITSGYLHPNDDMILMQEEGLVLSHRNADLVGDQFANQDVVKNVQEGATLFQYEEDGDVYYAVVRYVAGTDLSLISTVKEEFILNEFQGMRQTMHMIMLVAGGIGLVAIVGFMLTIIKPITELTKETKRLEEGDFAARVKVRSQDEIGQLGSRFNNAVSQIQRLIETKYKLEIQNKESELKALQSQMNPHFLYNTLDMIRWTARLENAFETGKSIEHLSKLFRISLSQGKLCIPLKDELAYVQSYLDLQKRRLGNQLTFSVFMEAGIERSLTLKLILQPLVENSLRHGFTELKQTNAITIRAYREGASVVIDVLDNGVGLHMDVNAFNHALHDQDHGEKGFALRNTHQRLIKTFGFTCGLTAMETDEGAHIRIRMPFIESEAEKKRFVHEEDVDHEHTDANCR; encoded by the coding sequence ATGAAAAATGGGGTGTCGTTTCGTCATTGGAGTTTACGCTGGAAGTCGATTTTAATTTTATTGTCACTGATTCTTATTCCTGCATTAACCATTAGCTTATTGGTTTACTATCAGTCTAATTCCATTTTAGAAAAGCAAGTCATTGAACGGAATGAACAAAATTTACGCCATATTGAGTCGAATTTGCTTGGGGTCATGGAAGAAGTAGAGGAGCTATCAAGTTACATTATCTACAGCCAAGAATTTCGGCAATACTTTACCCTCCCTGTTGAAGGCGATGGCAGTAATCCGGAAGAGATGCAGCGGCTAAGGGATCACATTCGTGGCTTCTTTACGTTCCATCTGAATAATAAGCCGTACTTTCACTCGGCGCAGATTGAAGGAACGAACGGCTCCCAACTTCATCTTGGAGAAAGGATAAGTGGGGATGAAACGAAGTGGGAAGAAGCGGCTAGAGGTGAGCTTGGAAGGGCAGTATGGACAGACCCTTATGTACTCACACGAAGCGGCTGGGAGACAGGAGAGTATACGATCGTCTCGCTTTTTCGGATCATTAATAATCTGTACGATATTACTGAACCGATTGGTGATGTACGTATTCGTTTAGATGAACGAGAGTTATTTTTTCACATCACAAGTGGCTATTTACATCCAAATGATGACATGATTTTGATGCAAGAAGAAGGTCTCGTGCTCTCTCATCGGAATGCCGATCTTGTTGGGGACCAGTTCGCTAATCAAGACGTTGTTAAGAACGTGCAAGAAGGAGCCACACTTTTTCAATATGAGGAAGATGGCGATGTGTATTATGCAGTGGTACGATACGTTGCGGGTACAGACTTATCCCTTATTTCAACTGTAAAAGAAGAGTTTATTCTGAATGAATTTCAAGGTATGCGGCAAACAATGCACATGATCATGCTTGTGGCTGGTGGGATTGGTCTTGTAGCCATTGTTGGATTTATGTTGACCATCATCAAACCCATTACAGAGTTAACAAAAGAGACAAAGCGTCTTGAGGAAGGGGATTTTGCTGCACGCGTGAAAGTGCGTTCGCAAGATGAGATCGGACAATTAGGATCTCGCTTTAATAACGCCGTTAGTCAAATTCAGCGATTAATTGAGACGAAATATAAACTTGAAATTCAGAATAAAGAGTCAGAATTAAAAGCGTTACAAAGCCAAATGAACCCACACTTTTTATACAATACGTTGGACATGATTCGCTGGACAGCAAGGCTGGAGAACGCATTTGAGACTGGAAAAAGTATTGAGCATCTGTCGAAGTTATTTCGGATTAGCCTCAGTCAAGGAAAACTATGTATCCCTCTCAAAGATGAACTGGCGTATGTTCAAAGCTATCTAGACCTGCAAAAACGGCGCTTGGGCAATCAGTTGACATTCTCTGTCTTTATGGAGGCAGGCATTGAAAGAAGCCTGACGTTAAAGCTTATTTTGCAGCCGCTAGTGGAGAATAGCCTTCGACATGGTTTTACAGAACTAAAGCAGACGAATGCCATCACTATTCGAGCCTATCGTGAGGGGGCGTCTGTTGTCATTGATGTGCTTGATAATGGCGTCGGGCTTCATATGGACGTAAACGCATTTAATCATGCATTACATGACCAAGATCATGGGGAGAAGGGTTTCGCCTTACGAAATACACACCAACGTCTCATAAAAACCTTTGGCTTCACCTGCGGGCTAACAGCAATGGAAACGGATGAAGGGGCACATATTCGTATTCGTATGCCATTCATAGAAAGTGAAGCGGAGAAAAAACGATTCGTTCACGAGGAGGATGTCGATCATGAGCATACGGATGCTAATTGTAGATGA
- a CDS encoding extracellular solute-binding protein: MNRLKGGKIVYTGATIGMLTLLAACGGSTEDADGSGNGDAVELSFWASANPDRDDFKLTMDRVEQFNEEHDDIQLKIETTPHADYRTRLNTQAAGGQLPDIFQVWPGAELQPLVDGNAVGSLNAIVDNWTDNGLLNEDALADFTFDGEVYAIPSVQNPTSFVFYNVDMLEELGYDEFPQTYDAFKELITDLRGDDTTPIALGNSASWVLQSVYISTIANRFTGNDFIPQVLEGERSFTDSDFVDALGVIEELVEMEAFNEDLNTIDDNQMIEYFLQERSAMVIDGNWGAISILTNKPDDMNVGIAPFPLGDSGTISTVYGNSWSLNADLSDEKREAAETFLKWMFDEGFYQELIGVGRVVAAEVDMPEDADLDPLFLDMLALSQEAPPAPVYDAVLPQAVNNVLQNELQAITIGRSTPEEAAQNIQNTVNAQ, encoded by the coding sequence TTGAATCGATTAAAAGGCGGGAAAATCGTCTATACAGGTGCAACGATAGGGATGTTGACACTGCTTGCAGCTTGCGGTGGAAGTACAGAAGATGCAGATGGGTCAGGGAATGGTGATGCGGTAGAGCTGAGCTTCTGGGCTTCAGCGAACCCAGATCGAGATGACTTTAAATTAACGATGGATCGAGTGGAACAATTTAATGAAGAACACGATGACATTCAATTAAAGATTGAAACCACACCGCATGCTGACTATAGGACGCGGTTAAATACACAAGCGGCAGGAGGACAACTGCCGGACATTTTTCAAGTGTGGCCGGGAGCGGAACTTCAACCTCTTGTCGATGGGAATGCAGTAGGCTCTCTTAACGCTATTGTGGATAATTGGACTGACAATGGTTTGTTAAATGAAGACGCCCTAGCCGATTTTACGTTTGATGGAGAGGTATATGCCATTCCTTCTGTTCAGAATCCAACAAGCTTTGTCTTTTATAATGTCGATATGCTTGAAGAATTGGGCTATGATGAATTTCCGCAGACGTATGATGCGTTTAAGGAACTGATTACGGATTTACGTGGAGACGATACGACACCTATTGCTTTAGGCAATTCTGCTTCTTGGGTGCTACAATCGGTTTACATTTCTACAATTGCTAATCGGTTTACGGGCAATGATTTTATTCCACAAGTGCTTGAAGGAGAGCGATCCTTCACAGATTCGGATTTCGTTGACGCTCTTGGGGTGATAGAAGAGCTTGTTGAAATGGAAGCCTTTAATGAAGATTTGAACACGATTGATGATAACCAAATGATTGAATACTTTTTACAAGAGCGCTCTGCCATGGTCATTGACGGGAACTGGGGTGCGATTAGCATCTTGACCAATAAACCGGATGACATGAATGTTGGAATTGCTCCGTTTCCTTTAGGGGATTCAGGAACCATCTCCACTGTTTATGGGAATTCATGGTCGCTGAATGCAGACTTATCGGATGAAAAACGAGAAGCAGCCGAGACATTTTTAAAATGGATGTTTGATGAAGGATTTTATCAAGAGCTAATTGGTGTAGGCCGTGTCGTTGCTGCTGAAGTCGATATGCCTGAAGATGCGGATCTTGATCCACTCTTTTTAGATATGCTAGCACTTTCTCAAGAAGCTCCGCCAGCACCAGTGTATGATGCTGTACTTCCTCAGGCAGTAAACAACGTCCTGCAAAATGAGCTGCAAGCGATTACGATTGGACGATCAACGCCAGAAGAGGCCGCGCAAAATATCCAAAATACAGTAAACGCGCAATGA
- a CDS encoding response regulator transcription factor, giving the protein MSIRMLIVDDEPVICQGLVQTIPWESLGVQEVDMAFNGKQALEKLAHQPFDLILTDISMPEMDGLALAEHIVHEKPDTKMIIISGFDHFDYARQALRLGIEDYLLKPVDVDELMALVKRVTNKIVAHKERKNSLLQDWMAQQLRHRLFHAPLSERIKEKNAPWTGRFRLLINEVSGYAYLQNTLPSEAFEGVQEEVRHVVEKRCSAYGMEHVSLYGHENELLTLVYSDHSDMLEGGKLREIWEDIMEQSPYPIHAVSSSIGQSLSGCYDHYQEGLVLLDVVRGQGCGLLIESREHERVTVDWKSHSLCLWEALLKGDESQLEACINQTVTKLLDKGQSFSQMVEACQSLEEELKRKLQERFPAKSFDRVALRLQEELDLRKWNTPTAMKQLFLRDLIDLLGELKEDGQNNWMIEKMKRYIHKHYQHDLRAAEVAERHFITPNYFSMLFKKETGQSFSEYVNGLRIQKSVELLLNTSNKVFEIAEYVGYKEYKYFVQVFKKQVGLTPTQYRRMNATQERREKQIES; this is encoded by the coding sequence ATGAGCATACGGATGCTAATTGTAGATGATGAGCCAGTGATTTGCCAAGGGCTCGTTCAAACGATTCCTTGGGAAAGCCTTGGCGTGCAGGAGGTAGACATGGCGTTTAACGGAAAGCAAGCGTTAGAAAAACTAGCACATCAACCATTCGATTTGATTCTAACGGATATTTCCATGCCTGAAATGGATGGGCTCGCGTTGGCAGAGCACATCGTTCATGAAAAGCCAGATACAAAGATGATCATTATTAGTGGTTTTGATCACTTCGATTATGCACGGCAAGCACTTCGGCTAGGGATAGAAGACTATTTACTTAAACCGGTGGATGTAGACGAATTAATGGCGCTCGTCAAACGAGTAACGAACAAGATTGTGGCACACAAAGAGCGGAAAAATAGTCTCCTTCAAGATTGGATGGCGCAACAGCTTCGTCATAGGCTTTTTCACGCCCCTCTATCTGAGCGGATAAAGGAAAAAAACGCACCATGGACGGGTCGTTTCCGGCTACTGATTAACGAGGTATCTGGTTACGCTTATTTACAGAATACCTTGCCAAGCGAAGCTTTTGAGGGTGTACAGGAGGAAGTACGACATGTTGTCGAAAAGAGATGTAGTGCCTACGGTATGGAACACGTTTCTCTTTATGGTCATGAAAATGAGCTATTAACCCTTGTGTATAGTGATCATTCCGACATGCTCGAAGGCGGTAAGCTTCGTGAGATATGGGAAGACATTATGGAACAGAGTCCCTACCCCATTCATGCGGTCAGTTCGTCAATCGGTCAGTCTTTATCCGGATGCTACGATCATTACCAGGAAGGGCTTGTCCTGCTTGATGTTGTGCGTGGTCAAGGGTGTGGCCTATTGATAGAAAGTCGAGAGCATGAGAGAGTAACCGTTGATTGGAAGAGTCACAGTTTGTGTTTATGGGAAGCGCTCCTCAAAGGGGATGAAAGCCAGCTAGAAGCGTGTATAAATCAGACGGTGACAAAGTTACTAGATAAAGGGCAGTCTTTCAGCCAAATGGTAGAAGCGTGCCAGAGTCTTGAAGAAGAGCTAAAACGAAAGCTGCAAGAACGATTTCCTGCCAAATCCTTTGATCGAGTGGCGCTACGGTTACAAGAGGAACTGGACCTACGTAAATGGAACACTCCTACCGCTATGAAGCAGCTTTTTCTTCGCGATCTCATCGATTTACTTGGCGAATTAAAAGAAGATGGACAGAACAACTGGATGATTGAAAAAATGAAACGCTATATTCATAAGCATTATCAGCACGATTTGCGGGCAGCAGAAGTGGCGGAGCGCCATTTTATTACACCTAATTATTTCAGTATGCTGTTTAAAAAGGAGACGGGGCAAAGTTTTTCAGAGTATGTTAATGGTCTCCGTATTCAAAAATCAGTAGAGCTGTTGCTGAACACGTCCAATAAAGTGTTTGAGATTGCCGAATATGTGGGCTACAAAGAATACAAATACTTTGTGCAAGTCTTTAAAAAGCAGGTTGGTTTAACGCCAACTCAGTATAGGCGTATGAATGCAACGCAAGAAAGAAGAGAAAAACAGATAGAATCGTAA